From the genome of Euhalothece natronophila Z-M001, one region includes:
- a CDS encoding DUF1156 domain-containing protein translates to MPVNLLNEQVSYESGGNPFKGLHRWYSRKPLSFSRASVLASILPADITPEEFEQLLGLQNGKDIRLYKTPPPPHLIEKVQNYCETVWGTKTPTVLDAFAGGGSIPFEAVRYGLNVLAYDLNPVAVVTMKAAMEYPLKFGAELQEDIDKWVKWVGDEAEKRLAEFFPSQEGETVQNYLWAHTVVCPSCESVVPLSPNWWLYKRPEKQNLHKWCAVKPIPNPEEKRVDFELIKGKKGKGTTIQTEEGEFDPKNYDTVSRSVGKCPNCSNVIEEEAVKSQAQKEGLGHQLYAVAYKEGKSSLQFRVPSQIDFEGIEKAEQYLAEKLEDTFWNQIIPNEDRYDGYADRCFAYGLTRNSDYFNPRQLLTLVAYVEIINEAKAKIQAEYEPETAIAIITYLALVLDRCVDKNSRLSHWQASRAFSQAASGQHSLNLFWNYPEISGNGELWHWCADAFVSDYSKLCQYLGTENNSIQFKELEKYDSKSIQIDATSADSLFHLPDNSVDTIVTDPPYYATIQYAELSDFFYVWQKRVLDDIFPELFLTELTDKDREAVANPSRFRNMGESPDALASQDYEGKMQMAFAEHYRVLRDDGVMTVQFNHKESGAWDVLTKSLIDSGFEITASWAVSTENPQNLHQAKKNSVSSTVLLVCRKRDPNAEQAWWDDLRPEVANLVESRAPDFEANDITGIDLYLSAFGPALNVFSRSYPILDSTGEEVRPEKAFAEARTAIANYRFQKLVQSDTAGFDTLTQWYLLAWDAFKAREFPFDEARQLALAIGGFNVGDLAKVHKLLDSASGSCKLLTPLQRLKKRAFSINPQEFSAQHLVNGLHGMIAIYQEEENIQMVRRFMQDTGLVSNDMFSKTMEVAFKVIPKNVPEHQALLDLWLAMDEIKSKVVYEQMEMNLDDGQMNLEL, encoded by the coding sequence ATGCCTGTTAACCTCCTCAATGAACAGGTGAGTTATGAAAGTGGGGGAAACCCGTTTAAGGGCTTGCATCGCTGGTATTCTCGTAAACCATTATCCTTCTCTCGCGCCTCCGTTTTAGCCTCAATTTTACCCGCCGACATTACTCCAGAAGAATTTGAACAATTATTGGGCTTACAAAACGGGAAAGATATTCGCCTCTACAAAACACCTCCCCCCCCTCATCTCATTGAGAAAGTGCAAAACTATTGTGAGACGGTATGGGGAACGAAAACGCCAACTGTCTTAGATGCGTTTGCGGGTGGGGGAAGTATCCCTTTTGAAGCCGTGCGCTATGGGTTGAATGTCTTAGCTTATGACTTAAACCCAGTGGCGGTAGTAACGATGAAAGCAGCGATGGAATATCCCCTGAAATTTGGCGCAGAGTTACAGGAAGACATTGATAAATGGGTGAAATGGGTAGGGGATGAAGCAGAGAAACGCCTCGCTGAGTTTTTCCCATCGCAGGAAGGGGAAACGGTACAGAATTATTTATGGGCGCATACCGTAGTTTGTCCCAGTTGTGAATCGGTTGTTCCTTTATCTCCCAACTGGTGGTTATACAAGCGTCCAGAAAAGCAAAATTTACATAAATGGTGTGCGGTTAAACCCATTCCTAACCCTGAAGAAAAACGGGTTGATTTTGAGTTGATTAAGGGGAAGAAAGGAAAGGGAACAACCATACAAACAGAAGAGGGAGAATTTGATCCAAAAAATTACGATACCGTTAGCCGTAGTGTTGGGAAATGTCCGAATTGTAGCAATGTAATCGAAGAAGAAGCAGTTAAATCTCAAGCGCAAAAAGAAGGTTTAGGTCATCAACTTTATGCAGTTGCTTATAAGGAAGGAAAGAGTAGTTTACAGTTTCGAGTTCCCAGTCAAATTGATTTTGAAGGAATTGAAAAAGCTGAACAGTATTTAGCAGAAAAATTAGAAGATACGTTTTGGAATCAAATCATACCTAATGAAGATAGATATGATGGTTATGCTGATCGATGTTTTGCTTATGGATTAACTAGAAACTCTGATTATTTTAACCCTCGTCAACTTTTAACGCTTGTCGCTTATGTAGAAATTATCAATGAAGCAAAAGCAAAAATTCAAGCTGAATATGAACCTGAAACAGCGATCGCGATTATAACTTATTTAGCCTTAGTTTTAGATCGATGTGTTGATAAAAACTCTAGATTATCTCATTGGCAAGCATCAAGAGCATTTTCTCAAGCAGCATCAGGACAACATTCACTTAACTTATTTTGGAATTATCCAGAAATTAGTGGAAATGGAGAATTATGGCATTGGTGTGCTGATGCTTTCGTTTCTGATTATAGTAAACTCTGCCAATATCTAGGAACAGAAAATAACTCTATTCAGTTTAAAGAACTAGAAAAATACGACTCTAAATCAATCCAAATCGACGCTACATCTGCTGATAGCTTATTCCATCTTCCTGATAACTCCGTTGATACCATCGTCACTGACCCTCCTTATTACGCTACCATTCAATATGCAGAACTTTCCGACTTCTTCTACGTCTGGCAAAAAAGAGTTTTAGACGACATTTTCCCCGAACTTTTCCTCACCGAACTCACCGACAAAGACAGAGAAGCCGTTGCTAACCCCTCCCGTTTCCGTAACATGGGAGAATCTCCCGACGCACTCGCCAGCCAAGACTACGAAGGGAAAATGCAAATGGCATTCGCCGAACATTATCGCGTCTTACGGGATGATGGCGTAATGACCGTTCAGTTTAATCATAAAGAGTCTGGCGCGTGGGATGTTCTAACCAAATCATTAATTGATTCAGGCTTCGAGATTACAGCATCTTGGGCTGTAAGTACCGAAAACCCCCAAAACCTTCACCAAGCCAAAAAAAATAGCGTTTCCAGCACCGTTTTATTAGTCTGTCGTAAACGTGACCCCAACGCCGAACAAGCCTGGTGGGATGATTTGCGCCCCGAAGTCGCCAATCTTGTAGAATCTCGCGCCCCTGACTTTGAAGCCAACGACATCACAGGAATCGACCTTTATCTTAGCGCATTTGGCCCCGCCCTCAACGTCTTTTCCCGTTCCTACCCCATCCTCGACAGTACAGGAGAAGAAGTCCGTCCCGAAAAAGCCTTCGCCGAAGCGAGAACCGCCATCGCCAACTACCGCTTCCAAAAACTCGTCCAAAGCGACACCGCAGGGTTTGACACCTTAACACAATGGTATCTCCTCGCTTGGGATGCGTTCAAAGCGCGAGAGTTCCCCTTTGATGAAGCGCGACAGTTAGCCCTAGCCATAGGCGGTTTTAACGTTGGTGACTTAGCAAAAGTCCATAAACTCCTCGACTCCGCCAGTGGAAGCTGTAAACTCTTAACCCCTCTCCAACGGCTAAAGAAACGCGCCTTTTCCATCAACCCCCAAGAATTTTCCGCCCAACATTTAGTGAATGGACTTCATGGGATGATTGCTATTTATCAAGAAGAAGAAAACATCCAAATGGTGCGGCGGTTTATGCAGGATACAGGGTTAGTTAGTAATGATATGTTTAGTAAAACCATGGAAGTAGCATTTAAGGTGATTCCCAAAAATGTTCCCGAACATCAAGCCTTATTAGACTTATGGTTAGCAATGGATGAAATTAAATCTAAGGTGGTTTATGAACAAATGGAAATGAACTTAGACGATGGACAGATGAACTTAGAATTGTAA
- a CDS encoding DUF7680 family protein, with translation MQEFQLRVKPLNNNEFSLELYQCAYKKAGEKKRPTAKRIGQLKGRNLVLARHNIYQALKANNYDPKTLSYKRRNPYILDEETGVNLAILFQALQPLRKEERIINITAKVKEMSNEETHYWFANINNGNRNSALKAMRILLGD, from the coding sequence ATGCAAGAATTTCAACTACGAGTCAAGCCTCTTAATAATAACGAATTTAGCCTTGAACTCTATCAATGTGCCTATAAAAAAGCAGGAGAGAAAAAGCGTCCCACAGCTAAACGAATTGGACAACTCAAAGGAAGAAACTTAGTTTTAGCACGACACAATATTTACCAAGCCCTCAAAGCCAATAATTATGATCCGAAAACCCTTTCTTATAAAAGACGGAATCCCTATATTTTAGATGAAGAAACAGGGGTTAATTTAGCCATTCTTTTTCAAGCCCTGCAACCGCTTAGAAAAGAAGAAAGAATTATTAATATTACAGCAAAAGTTAAGGAAATGAGTAATGAAGAAACCCACTATTGGTTTGCCAATATTAATAATGGGAATCGAAATTCAGCACTGAAAGCGATGCGAATTTTATTAGGAGATTAG